A stretch of Synechococcus sp. WH 8020 DNA encodes these proteins:
- a CDS encoding metal ABC transporter permease has translation MAEADFLSLLSEPFMQRALLGGMLTGALGGVLGSFAVLRQLSFFSDALGHSSLLGITLGILLGVNPTLVLIPFAVLFALLVSQLVERSALPTDALLNIVYSSSLAIAILMLSRVETYRGGIQQLLFGDILGISRLDVIVIAGFLLASVIYLGLSMRAQVLLTLNQDLAGAMGVRTRWHGLAFIILLAVVVAISIKAVGVLLISAFVVIPACAGRLLSRSFPIYVIISSVIGGGCALLGLLFSGLSNLPSGPSVVMVQFLGFLLAMLLNSRTRSKLEPI, from the coding sequence ATGGCTGAAGCAGATTTTTTAAGCCTCCTGTCTGAGCCGTTCATGCAACGCGCCTTACTTGGCGGCATGCTCACCGGAGCCCTTGGCGGTGTACTTGGCAGCTTTGCTGTTCTGAGGCAGCTGTCTTTTTTCAGCGATGCTTTAGGCCATTCATCCCTGTTAGGAATCACCTTAGGCATTTTGCTCGGGGTGAATCCCACCCTTGTTTTGATTCCTTTTGCTGTTCTGTTCGCACTGCTTGTTAGTCAGTTGGTTGAGCGCAGCGCTCTTCCCACGGATGCGCTGCTCAACATTGTTTATTCAAGTTCACTTGCAATAGCAATCTTGATGCTTAGCCGTGTAGAAACCTATCGAGGAGGAATTCAACAGCTTTTGTTCGGGGATATCCTCGGAATAAGTCGGCTTGATGTTATTGTTATTGCCGGTTTTCTGCTTGCAAGTGTTATCTATCTTGGCCTTAGTATGCGGGCACAGGTGTTGCTTACTCTTAATCAAGACTTAGCGGGTGCGATGGGAGTTCGGACGCGTTGGCATGGTTTGGCATTTATCATTCTTTTGGCTGTTGTTGTTGCAATATCAATTAAAGCCGTAGGTGTTTTGTTGATTTCAGCTTTTGTTGTGATTCCTGCTTGTGCAGGTCGATTGCTTAGTCGAAGTTTTCCTATTTATGTGATCATCTCATCTGTCATTGGTGGTGGGTGCGCATTGCTAGGACTTTTGTTTTCAGGCTTGTCAAATCTTCCTTCAGGGCCTTCAGTCGTGATGGTTCAGTTTCTAGGGTTTTTGCTTGCGATGTTACTTAATAGCCGAACACGTTCCAAGCTTGAACCCATTTGA
- a CDS encoding metal ABC transporter ATP-binding protein, protein MSVKEAVLTVHDLSVERRGRLAVEGVSFALPAESDTALVGPNGAGKSTLVSALLGLLPHASGRVELLGQPLDAHGCLPRSVRAQIAYVPQNLVVQGLLPLTVSEFVGFGFDLPGPRLPWRSGKQRKDAVLTALERTQTCDLRHRLLTELSGGQLKRVLLAFCLVRPRRLLVLDEAQAGLDVHSIEQFQQQLLELRRQEGWTVLQVSHDLEMVRRSSDQVLCLNRSLRCSGSPEATLSEERVGELYGLNMVSQRHQTHG, encoded by the coding sequence ATGAGCGTGAAAGAAGCAGTCCTAACGGTTCATGATCTCAGTGTCGAACGTCGTGGACGTTTGGCAGTAGAAGGCGTTTCCTTCGCCCTTCCCGCAGAAAGTGACACGGCCCTCGTTGGTCCTAATGGAGCAGGAAAGAGCACTCTTGTCTCTGCTTTGTTAGGGCTGCTTCCTCACGCATCTGGTCGAGTTGAGTTGTTGGGTCAACCCCTTGATGCGCATGGTTGTTTACCGCGTTCTGTGCGTGCGCAGATCGCCTATGTACCCCAAAACCTTGTGGTTCAAGGTTTATTGCCTCTCACCGTTTCTGAGTTTGTTGGGTTCGGATTTGATTTGCCGGGGCCACGCCTGCCCTGGAGATCAGGGAAGCAGAGAAAGGATGCCGTGTTGACGGCCCTAGAGCGAACTCAAACCTGTGATCTACGTCATCGCCTGTTGACTGAACTTTCAGGTGGTCAGTTGAAGCGGGTGTTGCTGGCTTTTTGCCTGGTTCGTCCTCGTCGATTGCTCGTGCTTGATGAAGCGCAAGCAGGTTTAGATGTTCATTCCATTGAGCAGTTTCAACAACAACTCCTGGAACTACGTCGTCAGGAAGGCTGGACTGTTTTGCAGGTGTCTCACGATCTTGAGATGGTCCGCCGAAGCAGCGATCAGGTGCTGTGCTTAAACCGAAGTCTGCGCTGCAGTGGTAGTCCTGAGGCAACCCTCAGTGAGGAGCGTGTGGGTGAGCTTTATGGACTGAACATGGTCTCTCAGCGCCATCAGACCCATGGCTGA
- a CDS encoding metal ABC transporter solute-binding protein, Zn/Mn family yields MSWLPSSLRPKSLWSVSGTLLLMAALVSCGTAQKTHPKSDQSKLNVVTTFLPITLFTEAVAGECATVTALIPPNLGPHDFQATPSDIAALSKASVLVKNGLGMEYFLDKLTDSAENDSLQVIDTSRGVAVIESDEDEGGDHDHDHDHDHGEVNPHIWLDPLRAVQQVENIRDGLVKADPDCADGYTQRASAYSDQLKELNTTFATQLKPFSGKTFIAFHDFAPYFAERYDLKAEFVVDVPEMNPTPADLQRVSNRVEQTQLKALLSEPQEGDRSFNAVAEDLGVNVVTFDPLETGSEEASKQPDTYFKVMKSNVASLIKAFGG; encoded by the coding sequence ATGTCTTGGTTACCCTCAAGCCTTCGTCCTAAATCTCTCTGGTCTGTTTCAGGAACTCTGCTGCTTATGGCGGCTCTTGTCTCCTGTGGCACTGCACAAAAAACACATCCTAAGAGCGATCAATCAAAGCTAAACGTTGTTACAACGTTTTTGCCAATCACTCTGTTTACGGAAGCGGTCGCCGGTGAGTGTGCGACTGTCACGGCCCTGATTCCACCCAACCTTGGCCCTCACGATTTTCAGGCCACTCCTTCTGACATTGCTGCCCTGAGTAAGGCTTCAGTCTTGGTTAAGAATGGTTTGGGTATGGAATATTTCCTCGACAAGCTGACCGATTCAGCCGAAAACGACTCGCTTCAGGTGATTGACACCAGTCGCGGTGTTGCTGTGATTGAGTCGGATGAGGATGAGGGTGGTGACCACGACCATGACCATGATCACGATCATGGTGAGGTTAATCCCCACATTTGGTTGGATCCACTCCGCGCTGTCCAACAGGTCGAAAACATCCGTGACGGTTTGGTCAAGGCTGATCCAGATTGTGCTGACGGCTATACCCAACGGGCGTCTGCATACAGCGATCAGCTGAAGGAGTTGAATACAACCTTTGCCACTCAGCTCAAGCCTTTCAGTGGTAAGACCTTCATCGCCTTCCATGACTTCGCACCCTATTTCGCAGAGCGTTATGACCTCAAAGCTGAGTTTGTCGTTGACGTTCCCGAGATGAACCCCACTCCCGCGGATCTCCAACGCGTGTCCAACAGAGTGGAGCAGACCCAACTCAAGGCTCTGCTAAGTGAACCCCAGGAAGGTGATCGCTCTTTTAACGCCGTAGCAGAGGATCTTGGTGTCAACGTCGTGACCTTTGACCCATTGGAGACTGGTTCGGAAGAAGCGTCGAAACAACCCGACACTTACTTTAAAGTGATGAAGAGCAACGTCGCCTCCCTCATCAAGGCCTTCGGCGGCTAG